Proteins from one Cyclopterus lumpus isolate fCycLum1 chromosome 11, fCycLum1.pri, whole genome shotgun sequence genomic window:
- the stpg1 gene encoding O(6)-methylguanine-induced apoptosis 2 isoform X2 gives MGNGDRGVNKNTILVSSSKPTKYQRMVIANQEKKGFSSQASRFTSHVCLNGNPGPGSYGFISSAEVKSPSFSTKGTTGFVPSKTARASINPRRGLPGPNAYNLQSTLINKNNFSIGVSRVFRSPVAVQLDGPKHKTPAPNQYDVRCDIRKSLYSVKGTSTFLSKTGRDSLYPNKNAPSPCHYEVSGYLIQDGSKAVLSPFKSKTQRILPPLDNRIPGPGAYSPHQPPTPVKRTVLPRFYLAISAPALIVPKDPLSPGPGQYDIRDYDGLSKHPMPTAAFASKTERIPQNSDMRPGPGFYEPQILPKQSFFYSDSRVWLPA, from the exons ATGGGCAACGGTGACCGAGGAGTTAATAAAA ATACAATTCTTGTTTCATCCTCAAAACCAACTAAATACCAAAGAATGGTGATAGCAAATCAAGAAAAGAAGGGTTTTTCATCTCAAGCCAGCAGATTCACTTCACACGTCTGTCTG AATGGAAATCCAGGACCAGGCAGCTATGGGTTTATTTCCAGCGCTGAAGTCAAAAGTCCTTCCTTCTCAACGAAAGGCACCACAGGCTTTGTTCCATCCAAG ACCGCCAGGGCTTCCATTAACCCGCGGAGAGGCCTCCCGGGACCAAATGCATACAACCTGCAGAGCACCTTAATAAACAAGAATAACTTCAGCATCGGAGTCTCCAGGGTGTTCAGGTCGCCTGTGGCTGTACAGCTGGATGGTCCGAAGCACAAAACTCCAGCCCCAAATCAATatgat GTCAGATGTGATATAAGAAAGAGTTTGTACTCAGTGAAGGGTACATCGACTTTCCTGTCAAAAACTGGACGCGACTCTTTGTACCCAAACAAAAATGCTCCATCGCCAT GTCACTATGAGGTGAGCGGCTACTTAATCCAGGATGGCTCCAAGGCAGTCTTGTCCCCGTTCAAGTCAAAAACTCAGAGAATCCTTCCTCCACTTGACAACCGCATACCAGGCCCAGGAGCCTACAGTCCCCATCAGCCCCCGACACCGGTGAAGAGGACCGTCCTGCC GAGATTCTATCTGGCAATATCAGCGCCTGCTTTGATTGTTCCCAAGGACCCTCTCTCGCCGGGCCCCGGGCAGTATGACATCAGGGACTACGATGGCCTGTCTAAGCATCCCATGCCCACAGCTGCATTTGCATCTAAAACTGAGAGAATACCACAAAACTCTGACATGAGGCCAGGTCCAG gttTCTATGAGCCACAGATTTTGCCAAAGCAGTCCTTCTTCTACAGTGACTCCAGAGTCTGGCTTCCCGCGTAA
- the stpg1 gene encoding O(6)-methylguanine-induced apoptosis 2 isoform X4, whose protein sequence is MVIANQEKKGFSSQASRFTSHVCLNGNPGPGSYGFISSAEVKSPSFSTKGTTGFVPSKTARASINPRRGLPGPNAYNLQSTLINKNNFSIGVSRVFRSPVAVQLDGPKHKTPAPNQYDVRCDIRKSLYSVKGTSTFLSKTGRDSLYPNKNAPSPCHYEVSGYLIQDGSKAVLSPFKSKTQRILPPLDNRIPGPGAYSPHQPPTPVKRTVLPRFYLAISAPALIVPKDPLSPGPGQYDIRDYDGLSKHPMPTAAFASKTERIPQNSDMRPGPGFYEPQILPKQSFFYSDSRVWLPA, encoded by the exons ATGGTGATAGCAAATCAAGAAAAGAAGGGTTTTTCATCTCAAGCCAGCAGATTCACTTCACACGTCTGTCTG AATGGAAATCCAGGACCAGGCAGCTATGGGTTTATTTCCAGCGCTGAAGTCAAAAGTCCTTCCTTCTCAACGAAAGGCACCACAGGCTTTGTTCCATCCAAG ACCGCCAGGGCTTCCATTAACCCGCGGAGAGGCCTCCCGGGACCAAATGCATACAACCTGCAGAGCACCTTAATAAACAAGAATAACTTCAGCATCGGAGTCTCCAGGGTGTTCAGGTCGCCTGTGGCTGTACAGCTGGATGGTCCGAAGCACAAAACTCCAGCCCCAAATCAATatgat GTCAGATGTGATATAAGAAAGAGTTTGTACTCAGTGAAGGGTACATCGACTTTCCTGTCAAAAACTGGACGCGACTCTTTGTACCCAAACAAAAATGCTCCATCGCCAT GTCACTATGAGGTGAGCGGCTACTTAATCCAGGATGGCTCCAAGGCAGTCTTGTCCCCGTTCAAGTCAAAAACTCAGAGAATCCTTCCTCCACTTGACAACCGCATACCAGGCCCAGGAGCCTACAGTCCCCATCAGCCCCCGACACCGGTGAAGAGGACCGTCCTGCC GAGATTCTATCTGGCAATATCAGCGCCTGCTTTGATTGTTCCCAAGGACCCTCTCTCGCCGGGCCCCGGGCAGTATGACATCAGGGACTACGATGGCCTGTCTAAGCATCCCATGCCCACAGCTGCATTTGCATCTAAAACTGAGAGAATACCACAAAACTCTGACATGAGGCCAGGTCCAG gttTCTATGAGCCACAGATTTTGCCAAAGCAGTCCTTCTTCTACAGTGACTCCAGAGTCTGGCTTCCCGCGTAA
- the stpg1 gene encoding O(6)-methylguanine-induced apoptosis 2 isoform X3 — translation MVIANQEKKGFSSQASRFTSHVCLNGNPGPGSYGFISSAEVKSPSFSTKGTTGFVPSKTARASINPRRGLPGPNAYNLQSTLINKNNFSIGVSRVFRSPVAVQLDGPKHKTPAPNQYDVRCDIRKSLYSVKGTSTFLSKTGRDSLYPNKNAPSPCHYEVSGYLIQDGSKAVLSPFKSKTQRILPPLDNRIPGPGAYSPHQPPTPVKRTVLPRFYLAISAPALIVPKDPLSPGPGQYDIRDYDGLSKHPMPTAAFASKTERIPQNSDMRPGPGSAYKKQIHDMKHKYYVFHKALWVVVSIFLFP, via the exons ATGGTGATAGCAAATCAAGAAAAGAAGGGTTTTTCATCTCAAGCCAGCAGATTCACTTCACACGTCTGTCTG AATGGAAATCCAGGACCAGGCAGCTATGGGTTTATTTCCAGCGCTGAAGTCAAAAGTCCTTCCTTCTCAACGAAAGGCACCACAGGCTTTGTTCCATCCAAG ACCGCCAGGGCTTCCATTAACCCGCGGAGAGGCCTCCCGGGACCAAATGCATACAACCTGCAGAGCACCTTAATAAACAAGAATAACTTCAGCATCGGAGTCTCCAGGGTGTTCAGGTCGCCTGTGGCTGTACAGCTGGATGGTCCGAAGCACAAAACTCCAGCCCCAAATCAATatgat GTCAGATGTGATATAAGAAAGAGTTTGTACTCAGTGAAGGGTACATCGACTTTCCTGTCAAAAACTGGACGCGACTCTTTGTACCCAAACAAAAATGCTCCATCGCCAT GTCACTATGAGGTGAGCGGCTACTTAATCCAGGATGGCTCCAAGGCAGTCTTGTCCCCGTTCAAGTCAAAAACTCAGAGAATCCTTCCTCCACTTGACAACCGCATACCAGGCCCAGGAGCCTACAGTCCCCATCAGCCCCCGACACCGGTGAAGAGGACCGTCCTGCC GAGATTCTATCTGGCAATATCAGCGCCTGCTTTGATTGTTCCCAAGGACCCTCTCTCGCCGGGCCCCGGGCAGTATGACATCAGGGACTACGATGGCCTGTCTAAGCATCCCATGCCCACAGCTGCATTTGCATCTAAAACTGAGAGAATACCACAAAACTCTGACATGAGGCCAGGTCCAGGTAGTGCCTATAAAAAGCAAATCCACGACATGAAACATAAATACTATGTATTTCACAAGGCCTTATGGGTTGTTGTAAGTATATTCTTGTTTCCGTGA
- the stpg1 gene encoding O(6)-methylguanine-induced apoptosis 2 isoform X1: protein MGNGDRGVNKNTILVSSSKPTKYQRMVIANQEKKGFSSQASRFTSHVCLNGNPGPGSYGFISSAEVKSPSFSTKGTTGFVPSKTARASINPRRGLPGPNAYNLQSTLINKNNFSIGVSRVFRSPVAVQLDGPKHKTPAPNQYDVRCDIRKSLYSVKGTSTFLSKTGRDSLYPNKNAPSPCHYEVSGYLIQDGSKAVLSPFKSKTQRILPPLDNRIPGPGAYSPHQPPTPVKRTVLPRFYLAISAPALIVPKDPLSPGPGQYDIRDYDGLSKHPMPTAAFASKTERIPQNSDMRPGPGSAYKKQIHDMKHKYYVFHKALWVVVSIFLFP from the exons ATGGGCAACGGTGACCGAGGAGTTAATAAAA ATACAATTCTTGTTTCATCCTCAAAACCAACTAAATACCAAAGAATGGTGATAGCAAATCAAGAAAAGAAGGGTTTTTCATCTCAAGCCAGCAGATTCACTTCACACGTCTGTCTG AATGGAAATCCAGGACCAGGCAGCTATGGGTTTATTTCCAGCGCTGAAGTCAAAAGTCCTTCCTTCTCAACGAAAGGCACCACAGGCTTTGTTCCATCCAAG ACCGCCAGGGCTTCCATTAACCCGCGGAGAGGCCTCCCGGGACCAAATGCATACAACCTGCAGAGCACCTTAATAAACAAGAATAACTTCAGCATCGGAGTCTCCAGGGTGTTCAGGTCGCCTGTGGCTGTACAGCTGGATGGTCCGAAGCACAAAACTCCAGCCCCAAATCAATatgat GTCAGATGTGATATAAGAAAGAGTTTGTACTCAGTGAAGGGTACATCGACTTTCCTGTCAAAAACTGGACGCGACTCTTTGTACCCAAACAAAAATGCTCCATCGCCAT GTCACTATGAGGTGAGCGGCTACTTAATCCAGGATGGCTCCAAGGCAGTCTTGTCCCCGTTCAAGTCAAAAACTCAGAGAATCCTTCCTCCACTTGACAACCGCATACCAGGCCCAGGAGCCTACAGTCCCCATCAGCCCCCGACACCGGTGAAGAGGACCGTCCTGCC GAGATTCTATCTGGCAATATCAGCGCCTGCTTTGATTGTTCCCAAGGACCCTCTCTCGCCGGGCCCCGGGCAGTATGACATCAGGGACTACGATGGCCTGTCTAAGCATCCCATGCCCACAGCTGCATTTGCATCTAAAACTGAGAGAATACCACAAAACTCTGACATGAGGCCAGGTCCAGGTAGTGCCTATAAAAAGCAAATCCACGACATGAAACATAAATACTATGTATTTCACAAGGCCTTATGGGTTGTTGTAAGTATATTCTTGTTTCCGTGA